The proteins below are encoded in one region of Oxyura jamaicensis isolate SHBP4307 breed ruddy duck chromosome 22, BPBGC_Ojam_1.0, whole genome shotgun sequence:
- the GPAT2 gene encoding glycerol-3-phosphate acyltransferase 2, mitochondrial isoform X2, with amino-acid sequence MWGERGPRGVHSPQARLSGAHGVSGVGFPNPTKGFVGPMRGPFPPAPPQPCGVRGDALCQHLPPQNQTPNRLFLPSFCLLFLSCAAQDTGQRPPPALSVPPTPSQTKGSRTTHFPTKELVPSLQMPEVGRGAQHLLLAPRGSHAAMTPLPSTLVMGGEVSWLLSWGRGASTAFVHAPTLTDSLLPFSPQLTSAGRAGRVSEGLFLLEPSDHRRVLVSPFPGPHAPPVTVMKTWVCDSGQKLEIFIPFLGKYRPLTGRCCQTCTPRSWDGFYHAQLSSLGFRSAAQVTEEDTRYRGWLVRRLCCFLAVWEWKVPADTPRDLPERVCRSRRVRDVAAGQARGSGGDSESRRRWKEKALEILAGIQAPLSLPMLRLCSWVLLRLLSRLFLSVQLHRGQLEMVLRAATTPDVPLVFLSTHKSRLDGLLLSFLFFSQGLGVPRVTVGSLNCSPRLRALLRCLGGVFLPTSVEQTSSGQDGGLPAAVLASLPHVPAVPPAPPASPPLLQYVEEVLRSRQPLLIFLEEPCAPRRLSAAAHEWLAPVYRAVRDGAVPDVLLVPVAIAYDLAPDSLQGSGAHSARPLSLSACLGAACRALRRRLGCARVDFAQPFSLQEFVAKTLRRQSGAEKPPEELLLPTILGTHSSQLHSERAEPEGPAPGTAPGSEAEDKMMVTTLGLHALSDSAACSAVTAVGITSALLLHKHRQGVLLSRLMSDFAWVLEETLVRQRDVGFSGQLRALVWHSLALLRAHVTLYHLAPPGDILVVPEVSVEARWELSHHSSALLPVFAGEAVGACAIRALLLEVLPFLGAAACPTSITLSQDELLRKTLVLLQLLPPTLLGLPPCQPLDHQSQDVLDKLILCGLLEAEESENERWLCDLAPRPFSKGQPWAEVDFTDSDSDSEDVCKRCFKLREPEGSPGLLLFLCRLLSPVLETYARVAAFLEQPSWPQPEAACAGALQQFLAEQDGLERPTQSLALSTLRTFKEMGVLEEAPSPGGALLHLAQPFRSSEGRGKLRAFIQQFVQP; translated from the exons ATGTGGGGTGAAAGGGGTCCACGTGGGGTGCACTCCCCACAAGCAAGGCTCAGTGGGGCCCATGGGGTCTCTGGGGTTGGGTTCCCAAACCCCACCAAGGGCTTTGTGGGGCCCATGCGGGGTCCgttcccccctgcccctccccagccctgtgggGTCCGTGGGGATGCCCTGTGCCAGCATCTCCCTCCGCAGAACCAGACCCCAAACCGACTCTTTCTGCCcagtttctgtcttctcttcctcagctgTGCGGCACAGGACACGGGGCAGCGTCCCCCTCCCGCACTGAGCGTCCCCCCCACGCCATCGCAGACCAAAGGCAG tAGAACAACTCATTTCCCCACCAAGGAGCTGGTCCCTTCCCTTCAAATGCCTGAAGTGGGGAgaggggctcagcacctcctTCTTGCACCCCGTGGGTCCCATGCTGCCATGACCCCATTGCCCTCCACCCTGGTTATGGGGGGAGAGGTCTCCTGGTTGCTGTCGTGGGGGCGAGGGGCCTCTACAGCCTTCGTGCACGCCCCGACTCTCACTGATTCTCTCCTgcccttttctccccagctgaCCTCTGCGGGCCGTGCCGGACGCGTCTCCGAGGGCTTGTTCCTGCTGGAGCCCAGTGATCACCGCAGGGTGCTGGTCTCACCATTTCCAGGTCCCCACGCTCCTCCGGTGACAGTG aTGAAAACCTGGGTCTGTGATTCAGGGCAGAAACTGGAAATTTTCATCCCTTTTCTGGGCAAATACCGGCCGCTCACGGGGCGCTGCTGCCAGACCTGCACCCCGAGGAGCTGG gaTGGCTTCTACCACGCGCAGCTCTCGTCCCTCGGCTTCCGCAGCGCCGCCCAGGTGACGGAGGAGGACACCAG GTACCGGGGCTGGCTGGTTCGGCGCCTCTGCTGCTTCCTGGCTGTCTGGGAGTGGAAAGTGCCCGCCGACACCCCCAGGGACCTCCCGGAGAGAGTCTGCCGCAGCCGCAG gGTACGGGACGTCGCTGCCGGCCAGGCCCGTGGCTCAGGGGGGGACAGCGAGTCCCGGCGGCGGTGGAAGGAGAAAGCCCTCGAGATCCTGGCTGGGATCCAGGCCCCGCTCTCCCTCCCCATGCTCAG GTTGTGCAGCTGGGTCCTGCTCCGGCTCCTGAGCCGCCTCTTCCTCAGCGTGCAGCTCCACCGAGGGCAGCTGGAGATGGTGCTGAGGGCTGCCACGACG CCCGACGTGCCGCTGGTCTTCCTCTCCACACACAAATCCCGGCTGGACGGGCTGttgctctccttcctcttcttctcccAGGGCCTGGGGGTGCCCAGGGTGACGGTGGGCAGCTTGAACTGCAGCCCTCGCCTCCG GGCCTTGCTTCGCTGCCTGGGAGGGGTTTTCCTGCCCACGAGCGTGGAGCAGACATCGAGCGGCCAGGATGGagggctcccagctgctgtgcttgCCTCG CTCCCGCACGTCCCTGcggtgccaccagcacccccggCCTCACCCCCTCTGCTCCAGTACGTCGAGGAGGTGCTGAGGAGCCGGCAGCCTCTGCTGATCTTCCTGGAGGAGCCCTGCGCCCCGCGGCGCCTTTCGGCCGCTGCCCACGAGTGGCTGGCCCCGGTGTACCGAGCCGTGCGGGACGGCGCCGTCCCCGATGTCCTCCTGGTCCCCGTGGCCATCGCCTACGACCTGGCCCCCGACAGCCTCCAGGGCAGCGGAGCG CACAGCGCTCGGCCCCTCAGCCTCAGCGCCTGCCTCGGGGCCGCGTGCCGAGCCCTGCGCCGACGCCTCGGCTGCGCCCGCGTGGATTTCGCCCAGCCCTTCTCCCTGCAG GAGTTTGTGGCCAAAACCCTCCGCAGACAGAGCGGCGCGGAGAAGCCGccggaggagctgctgctgcccaccaTCCTCGGCACGCA ctccagccagctgcaCAGCGAGAGGGCAGAGCCTGAGGGTCCGGCCCCTGGAACGGCTCCCGGCTCGgaagcagaagacaaaatgaTGGTGACCACGCTGGGCCTGCACGCCCTGAGCG ACAGCGCCGCCTGCTCCGCCGTCACAGCCGTGGGCATCACGTccgcgctgctgctgcacaaGCACCGCCAG ggtGTGCTGCTCTCCCGGCTCATGTCGGACTTTGCGTGGGTCCTGGAGGAGACGCTGGTGCGCCAGCGCGACGTGGGCTTCTCGGGGCAGCTCCGTGCCCTGGTGTGGCAcagcctggccctgctcagAGCCCACGTCACCCTCTACCACCTCGCACCCCCTGGTGACATCCTGGTGGTCCCTGAGGTCTCGGTGGAGGCGCGCTGGGAGCTGAGCcaccacagctcagctctgctgcccgtCTTCGCCGGCGAGGCGGTGGGAG CCTGCGCCATccgtgccctgctgctggaggtgctgcccTTCCTGGGGGCGGCCGCCTGCCCCACCAGCATCACGCTGAGCCAGGACGAGCTGCTCCGCAAGACCctggtgctgctccagctgctgccacccacACTGCTGGGGCTCCCG ccctgccagcccctcgACCACCAGAGCCAGGACGTCTTGGACAAGCTCATCCTGTGCGGGCTGCTGGAGGCGGAAGAG TCAGAGAACGAGCGCTGGCTGTGCGACCTGGCCCCGCGGCCCTTCAGCAAGGGGCAGCCCTGGGCCGAGGTGGATTTCACTGACAGTGACAGCGACAGCGAGGACGTCTGCAAGCGCTGCTTCAAG ctccGAGAGCCCGAAGGCTCGCCTggcctcctcctcttcctctgccgCCTCCTGAGCCCCGTGCTGGAGACCTACGCGCGAGTGGCAGCTTTCCTGGAGCAGCCCAGCTGGCCCCAGCCTG AGGCAGCCTGCGCGGGCGCGCTGCAGCAGTTCCTCGCGGAGCAGGACGGTTTGG AGCGCCCCACCCAGAGCCTGGCGCTGAGCACGCTGCGGACCTTCAAGGAGATGGGG gtgctggaggaggcGCCGAGCCCCGGGGGGGCCCTTCTGCACCTCGCCCAGCCCTTCCGCTCCTCCGAGGGCCGGGGGAAGCTGCGAGCCTTCATCCAGCAGTTTGTGCAGCCGTAG
- the GPAT2 gene encoding glycerol-3-phosphate acyltransferase 2, mitochondrial isoform X4, producing the protein MWGERGPRGVHSPQARLSGAHGVSGVGFPNPTKGFVGPMRGPFPPAPPQPCGVRGDALCQHLPPQNQTPNRLFLPSFCLLFLSCAAQDTGQRPPPALSVPPTPSQTKGSRTTHFPTKELVPSLQMPEVGRGAQHLLLAPRGSHAAMTPLPSTLVMGGEVSWLLSWGRGASTAFVHAPTLTDSLLPFSPQLTSAGRAGRVSEGLFLLEPSDHRRVLVSPFPGPHAPPVTVMKTWVCDSGQKLEIFIPFLGKYRPLTGRCCQTCTPRSWDGFYHAQLSSLGFRSAAQVTEEDTRYRGWLVRRLCCFLAVWEWKVPADTPRDLPERVCRSRRVRDVAAGQARGSGGDSESRRRWKEKALEILAGIQAPLSLPMLRLCSWVLLRLLSRLFLSVQLHRGQLEMVLRAATTPDVPLVFLSTHKSRLDGLLLSFLFFSQGLGVPRVTVGSLNCSPRLRALLRCLGGVFLPTSVEQTSSGQDGGLPAAVLASYVEEVLRSRQPLLIFLEEPCAPRRLSAAAHEWLAPVYRAVRDGAVPDVLLVPVAIAYDLAPDSLQGSGAHSARPLSLSACLGAACRALRRRLGCARVDFAQPFSLQEFVAKTLRRQSGAEKPPEELLLPTILGTHSSQLHSERAEPEGPAPGTAPGSEAEDKMMVTTLGLHALSDSAACSAVTAVGITSALLLHKHRQGVLLSRLMSDFAWVLEETLVRQRDVGFSGQLRALVWHSLALLRAHVTLYHLAPPGDILVVPEVSVEARWELSHHSSALLPVFAGEAVGACAIRALLLEVLPFLGAAACPTSITLSQDELLRKTLVLLQLLPPTLLGLPPCQPLDHQSQDVLDKLILCGLLEAEESENERWLCDLAPRPFSKGQPWAEVDFTDSDSDSEDVCKRCFKLREPEGSPGLLLFLCRLLSPVLETYARVAAFLEQPSWPQPEAACAGALQQFLAEQDGLERPTQSLALSTLRTFKEMGVLEEAPSPGGALLHLAQPFRSSEGRGKLRAFIQQFVQP; encoded by the exons ATGTGGGGTGAAAGGGGTCCACGTGGGGTGCACTCCCCACAAGCAAGGCTCAGTGGGGCCCATGGGGTCTCTGGGGTTGGGTTCCCAAACCCCACCAAGGGCTTTGTGGGGCCCATGCGGGGTCCgttcccccctgcccctccccagccctgtgggGTCCGTGGGGATGCCCTGTGCCAGCATCTCCCTCCGCAGAACCAGACCCCAAACCGACTCTTTCTGCCcagtttctgtcttctcttcctcagctgTGCGGCACAGGACACGGGGCAGCGTCCCCCTCCCGCACTGAGCGTCCCCCCCACGCCATCGCAGACCAAAGGCAG tAGAACAACTCATTTCCCCACCAAGGAGCTGGTCCCTTCCCTTCAAATGCCTGAAGTGGGGAgaggggctcagcacctcctTCTTGCACCCCGTGGGTCCCATGCTGCCATGACCCCATTGCCCTCCACCCTGGTTATGGGGGGAGAGGTCTCCTGGTTGCTGTCGTGGGGGCGAGGGGCCTCTACAGCCTTCGTGCACGCCCCGACTCTCACTGATTCTCTCCTgcccttttctccccagctgaCCTCTGCGGGCCGTGCCGGACGCGTCTCCGAGGGCTTGTTCCTGCTGGAGCCCAGTGATCACCGCAGGGTGCTGGTCTCACCATTTCCAGGTCCCCACGCTCCTCCGGTGACAGTG aTGAAAACCTGGGTCTGTGATTCAGGGCAGAAACTGGAAATTTTCATCCCTTTTCTGGGCAAATACCGGCCGCTCACGGGGCGCTGCTGCCAGACCTGCACCCCGAGGAGCTGG gaTGGCTTCTACCACGCGCAGCTCTCGTCCCTCGGCTTCCGCAGCGCCGCCCAGGTGACGGAGGAGGACACCAG GTACCGGGGCTGGCTGGTTCGGCGCCTCTGCTGCTTCCTGGCTGTCTGGGAGTGGAAAGTGCCCGCCGACACCCCCAGGGACCTCCCGGAGAGAGTCTGCCGCAGCCGCAG gGTACGGGACGTCGCTGCCGGCCAGGCCCGTGGCTCAGGGGGGGACAGCGAGTCCCGGCGGCGGTGGAAGGAGAAAGCCCTCGAGATCCTGGCTGGGATCCAGGCCCCGCTCTCCCTCCCCATGCTCAG GTTGTGCAGCTGGGTCCTGCTCCGGCTCCTGAGCCGCCTCTTCCTCAGCGTGCAGCTCCACCGAGGGCAGCTGGAGATGGTGCTGAGGGCTGCCACGACG CCCGACGTGCCGCTGGTCTTCCTCTCCACACACAAATCCCGGCTGGACGGGCTGttgctctccttcctcttcttctcccAGGGCCTGGGGGTGCCCAGGGTGACGGTGGGCAGCTTGAACTGCAGCCCTCGCCTCCG GGCCTTGCTTCGCTGCCTGGGAGGGGTTTTCCTGCCCACGAGCGTGGAGCAGACATCGAGCGGCCAGGATGGagggctcccagctgctgtgcttgCCTCG TACGTCGAGGAGGTGCTGAGGAGCCGGCAGCCTCTGCTGATCTTCCTGGAGGAGCCCTGCGCCCCGCGGCGCCTTTCGGCCGCTGCCCACGAGTGGCTGGCCCCGGTGTACCGAGCCGTGCGGGACGGCGCCGTCCCCGATGTCCTCCTGGTCCCCGTGGCCATCGCCTACGACCTGGCCCCCGACAGCCTCCAGGGCAGCGGAGCG CACAGCGCTCGGCCCCTCAGCCTCAGCGCCTGCCTCGGGGCCGCGTGCCGAGCCCTGCGCCGACGCCTCGGCTGCGCCCGCGTGGATTTCGCCCAGCCCTTCTCCCTGCAG GAGTTTGTGGCCAAAACCCTCCGCAGACAGAGCGGCGCGGAGAAGCCGccggaggagctgctgctgcccaccaTCCTCGGCACGCA ctccagccagctgcaCAGCGAGAGGGCAGAGCCTGAGGGTCCGGCCCCTGGAACGGCTCCCGGCTCGgaagcagaagacaaaatgaTGGTGACCACGCTGGGCCTGCACGCCCTGAGCG ACAGCGCCGCCTGCTCCGCCGTCACAGCCGTGGGCATCACGTccgcgctgctgctgcacaaGCACCGCCAG ggtGTGCTGCTCTCCCGGCTCATGTCGGACTTTGCGTGGGTCCTGGAGGAGACGCTGGTGCGCCAGCGCGACGTGGGCTTCTCGGGGCAGCTCCGTGCCCTGGTGTGGCAcagcctggccctgctcagAGCCCACGTCACCCTCTACCACCTCGCACCCCCTGGTGACATCCTGGTGGTCCCTGAGGTCTCGGTGGAGGCGCGCTGGGAGCTGAGCcaccacagctcagctctgctgcccgtCTTCGCCGGCGAGGCGGTGGGAG CCTGCGCCATccgtgccctgctgctggaggtgctgcccTTCCTGGGGGCGGCCGCCTGCCCCACCAGCATCACGCTGAGCCAGGACGAGCTGCTCCGCAAGACCctggtgctgctccagctgctgccacccacACTGCTGGGGCTCCCG ccctgccagcccctcgACCACCAGAGCCAGGACGTCTTGGACAAGCTCATCCTGTGCGGGCTGCTGGAGGCGGAAGAG TCAGAGAACGAGCGCTGGCTGTGCGACCTGGCCCCGCGGCCCTTCAGCAAGGGGCAGCCCTGGGCCGAGGTGGATTTCACTGACAGTGACAGCGACAGCGAGGACGTCTGCAAGCGCTGCTTCAAG ctccGAGAGCCCGAAGGCTCGCCTggcctcctcctcttcctctgccgCCTCCTGAGCCCCGTGCTGGAGACCTACGCGCGAGTGGCAGCTTTCCTGGAGCAGCCCAGCTGGCCCCAGCCTG AGGCAGCCTGCGCGGGCGCGCTGCAGCAGTTCCTCGCGGAGCAGGACGGTTTGG AGCGCCCCACCCAGAGCCTGGCGCTGAGCACGCTGCGGACCTTCAAGGAGATGGGG gtgctggaggaggcGCCGAGCCCCGGGGGGGCCCTTCTGCACCTCGCCCAGCCCTTCCGCTCCTCCGAGGGCCGGGGGAAGCTGCGAGCCTTCATCCAGCAGTTTGTGCAGCCGTAG